Proteins from one Tautonia marina genomic window:
- a CDS encoding FG-GAP repeat domain-containing protein yields the protein MTALISQAAMVTAILVGSSNPATTTDASGWTKHTINDRSPFEAAGAFDVDGDGILDVVCGESWYRGPDFQTSYKVRDVTQRGTYFNCFATLPVDVNGDGLMDYITCSYFGRDVGWVENPGEAGTLWTYHEIDLPGPSEAAWMVDLTGDGQPEILPNPVNVVVFYRLENPGPNASWTKVELGTEQAGHGVGSGDVNGDGRIDILTPKGWFESPESPLSESWTFHPEWSLLGGHADRPNDMATGIQILAKDIDGDGLGDVVYGMGHNYGLYWIKQQQDAEGRRSWSDPMFIDDTIHQAHTLLWADLDGDGQEDDLVTGTRIYGHEVEPGDTDAPIIASYRFDRDAGQWTRSLLYQGEPATDAPPPDRAGDRNALNDFPRGTAGTGLQMMAVDLDDDGDLDLLCPGKSGLYWLENPQS from the coding sequence ATGACAGCTCTGATTTCGCAAGCAGCGATGGTGACGGCCATTCTGGTCGGTTCATCGAATCCCGCAACGACCACCGATGCATCGGGGTGGACGAAGCACACGATCAACGACCGCAGTCCGTTCGAGGCCGCCGGCGCCTTCGACGTGGATGGAGACGGCATTCTCGATGTCGTTTGCGGTGAATCCTGGTATCGAGGGCCCGATTTCCAGACCTCGTACAAGGTCCGAGACGTCACGCAACGTGGCACGTACTTCAACTGTTTCGCCACGTTGCCGGTCGACGTCAACGGCGACGGCTTGATGGATTACATCACCTGCTCGTACTTCGGCCGCGATGTGGGGTGGGTCGAGAACCCCGGAGAGGCCGGCACGCTCTGGACCTACCACGAGATCGACCTGCCAGGACCGAGCGAGGCGGCCTGGATGGTGGACCTGACCGGCGACGGCCAGCCCGAAATCTTGCCGAATCCGGTCAACGTGGTGGTGTTCTACCGGCTTGAGAATCCGGGGCCGAACGCCTCGTGGACCAAGGTCGAGTTGGGCACCGAACAGGCCGGGCACGGGGTCGGCTCGGGTGACGTGAATGGCGACGGACGGATCGACATCCTCACGCCGAAGGGTTGGTTCGAGTCTCCTGAATCGCCACTGAGCGAGTCCTGGACCTTCCACCCCGAGTGGTCCCTGCTTGGGGGTCACGCGGATCGACCGAACGACATGGCCACCGGCATCCAGATTCTTGCCAAGGACATCGATGGCGATGGTCTGGGGGATGTGGTCTACGGCATGGGCCACAACTACGGCCTCTACTGGATCAAGCAACAGCAAGACGCCGAAGGCCGCCGAAGCTGGTCGGACCCGATGTTCATTGATGACACGATCCACCAGGCCCACACCTTGCTTTGGGCCGACCTCGACGGCGACGGACAGGAGGACGATCTGGTCACCGGCACCCGGATCTACGGCCATGAAGTCGAACCGGGAGATACCGATGCGCCGATCATTGCCTCCTATCGGTTCGATCGGGATGCGGGCCAGTGGACCCGATCATTGCTCTATCAGGGCGAACCGGCCACGGACGCCCCTCCCCCCGACCGCGCCGGCGATCGAAACGCCCTCAACGATTTTCCCCGAGGCACCGCCGGAACAGGTTTGCAAATGATGGCCGTCGACCTTGACGACGACGGCGACCTCGACCTGCTCTGCCCCGGCAAGAGTGGACTCTACTGGTTGGAAAATCCAC